A portion of the Oxynema aestuarii AP17 genome contains these proteins:
- a CDS encoding carbohydrate ABC transporter permease, producing the protein MKIDTIRGRDQLTGWILVTPALLLLLLVFAYPIGRAFVLSLFAENLGTNLQAEFTGLSNYARMFGDGRFWQSIWNTSIFTTASVILELIFGLGIALVLNQSFPGRGAVRTIAIIPWALPTAIMALAWAWIFNDQFGVVNDILMRLGLIQQGINWLGNPALAMVAVVVADVWKTTPFISILLLAGLQSISEDLYEAHAIDGATPWQSFRQITLPLLMPQITIALLFRFAQAFGIFDLIQVMTGGGPGGATEMVSVYIYANVMRYLDFGYGAALVVVTFLLLIIVVAIAAYFLSKSRHSSDPI; encoded by the coding sequence ATGAAAATCGATACAATTCGAGGTAGAGACCAACTCACCGGGTGGATTCTCGTTACCCCCGCATTGCTGTTATTATTACTCGTCTTTGCTTATCCCATCGGACGTGCATTCGTCTTGAGTTTGTTCGCTGAAAACCTCGGGACTAACTTGCAAGCCGAATTTACAGGATTGTCCAATTACGCCCGTATGTTTGGAGACGGTCGCTTTTGGCAAAGTATCTGGAATACGAGCATTTTTACAACAGCATCCGTGATTTTAGAATTGATTTTTGGGTTGGGAATTGCCCTCGTTTTAAATCAATCTTTTCCCGGACGGGGCGCCGTTCGCACGATCGCCATTATTCCTTGGGCCTTACCGACTGCGATTATGGCGTTAGCTTGGGCGTGGATTTTTAACGATCAATTCGGCGTCGTCAATGATATTTTAATGCGTTTGGGACTGATCCAACAAGGGATTAACTGGTTGGGAAATCCAGCCCTGGCAATGGTGGCGGTCGTGGTCGCCGATGTTTGGAAAACCACTCCATTTATTAGTATTTTATTGCTGGCTGGATTGCAATCCATTTCCGAGGATTTATACGAAGCTCACGCGATCGACGGCGCCACGCCTTGGCAGAGTTTTCGCCAAATTACGCTGCCGCTTTTAATGCCACAAATTACGATCGCCTTACTATTTCGGTTCGCCCAAGCTTTCGGCATTTTCGATCTCATTCAAGTGATGACTGGAGGCGGCCCCGGGGGAGCAACTGAAATGGTCTCGGTTTATATCTATGCCAATGTCATGCGCTATCTCGATTTTGGTTATGGTGCGGCGTTAGTGGTGGTGACTTTTTTGCTCCTAATTATCGTGGTGGCGATCGCCGCTTATTTTCTCTCGAAATCTCGCCATAGTAGCGATCCAATTTAG
- a CDS encoding carbohydrate ABC transporter permease, translating into MATASSSNQNNSNQNQSIAFSWRSLVIPIAVTAIVVFTLAPVLWQLLTSFKVNPEIETIPNVYIPSKITVQHYTELFVRRPFFAYILNSALVSIVSTVLCLAIGSPAAYALARLRIAGEKIILAGVLIVTLFPYILLFLGLLEVIKAVGLANNYLALIIPYTAINLPLTILVMRSFFQQLPKDLEDVAKVDGYNTWQMLTRIVLPLTLPAMVTTGILTFIFSWNEFLFALTFITKETMKTIPVAAAQLSGASQFDTPYGALAAATILGTLPLILLVLFFQRKIVQGLTAGAVKG; encoded by the coding sequence ATGGCAACAGCATCCAGCTCAAATCAAAACAATTCAAATCAAAATCAATCGATCGCTTTTTCCTGGCGATCGCTCGTGATTCCCATTGCCGTAACGGCGATCGTAGTTTTTACCTTAGCGCCCGTTTTGTGGCAACTGCTGACTTCTTTTAAAGTCAACCCAGAAATCGAAACAATTCCCAATGTTTATATCCCCTCCAAAATCACCGTTCAACATTATACGGAATTGTTCGTGCGTCGTCCGTTCTTTGCCTATATTTTAAACAGTGCTTTGGTCTCGATCGTTTCAACTGTATTGTGTTTGGCGATCGGGTCTCCCGCCGCTTATGCCTTGGCGCGATTGAGAATAGCGGGAGAAAAAATCATTCTGGCAGGAGTTTTAATCGTTACCCTGTTTCCTTACATTCTGCTCTTTTTAGGCTTGCTGGAAGTCATCAAAGCGGTGGGATTGGCGAATAACTATTTAGCTTTGATTATCCCCTACACGGCGATTAATTTACCCTTGACGATTCTGGTCATGCGCAGCTTCTTTCAGCAACTCCCTAAAGATTTAGAAGATGTCGCCAAAGTAGACGGTTACAATACTTGGCAGATGTTAACTCGAATTGTTTTACCGCTTACCTTGCCTGCTATGGTGACTACGGGAATTTTAACCTTTATTTTTTCTTGGAATGAGTTTCTTTTTGCTTTGACTTTTATCACCAAAGAAACCATGAAAACGATTCCCGTCGCCGCCGCCCAATTAAGCGGGGCTTCTCAATTCGATACGCCTTACGGCGCCCTAGCCGCCGCCACAATTCTCGGGACGTTGCCGTTGATTTTATTGGTGTTATTCTTCCAACGTAAGATCGTACAAGGGTTAACGGCGGGGGCGGTGAAAGGGTAG
- a CDS encoding CHAT domain-containing tetratricopeptide repeat protein: MNAEDYRSFLQELLQAIIASNNNRQVVYPLLARHQDKLDLTFAEVATQWFNSQLDKNQSERNQALTSIFYLAVDLYQFPLGNRANNLEIAIACYGEALQVCTRDAFPQDWATTQYNLGNAYSDRIRGERGENLEEAIACYRGALHVYTRDAFPQEWAMTQNNLGNAYSDRIRGERGENLEEAIACYRGALHVYTRDAFPQEWAMTQNNLGNAYRNRIRGERGENLEEAIACYGEALQVRTRDAFPQDWAMTQNNLGNAYRNRIRGERGENLEEAIACYGEALQVRTRDAFPQQWATTQNNLGTAYSDRIRGERGENLEAAIACYREALHVYTRDAFPQQWATTQNNLGNAYLYRIRGERGENLEEAIACYREALHVYTRDAFPQQWAMTQNNLGTAYLYRIRGERGENLEEAIACYRGALQVRTRDAFPQDNAETLFNLGLAYRDASQLHDAYDTFKEGIDTVELIRSGIIEGGEADRQKLAEEWNKLYRHTVEVCLELEQYAAALEYVERSKARNLVELLAAIRLKPDGVSAQVWERYCQLHEQWLQLQQNRPQNGNPGPTFSASDDGEARQVRRPHPGDTATPAPNRPTLAQLRQQIDEFVEREIAPHDKQFRFGQGVQPMEYGEIQALLGEGTALLEWYLTADAIHGFLVTRHDDGPQHFATDRAAATALTELTDEYLKNYIHSQKNWRAKLPEVLQRLAAILPLQEIGAKLSNCDELIVIPHRNLHLFPFHALPLGETPGQYFGDLFSRGIRYAPSSQILHLSVRQGNVAGSPLPLFAIQNPTGDLPYTDLEVQAISKNFAPAQILAGETATKPTFSTQKDVLKTAAVAHFSCHGLFDFSQPRKSALILANARIETGSTSASKGVRSIRSRRGDFDAEACFTLPEIFDLRLPNCRLVSLSACETAMVDIQQTSDEYISLVAGFLFAGAPNVLGTLWAVNDFSTALLTVRFYELFLSRESDVSVAVALKTAQTWLRESTVGDLLKWVEDSRSIDSEEKKKLQNYLDLDWLDLDETPFESPYFWAGFTAVGQ, encoded by the coding sequence ATGAACGCAGAAGACTATCGCAGCTTTTTGCAAGAGCTGTTGCAAGCAATCATTGCAAGCAACAATAACCGACAGGTCGTTTATCCCCTCCTCGCACGACACCAAGATAAACTCGACTTGACTTTTGCCGAAGTTGCCACACAGTGGTTTAACTCCCAACTCGACAAAAATCAGTCAGAAAGAAACCAAGCCCTAACGTCGATCTTCTACCTTGCTGTCGATCTATATCAATTTCCGTTAGGCAATCGGGCGAACAACCTCGAAATCGCGATCGCCTGTTACGGAGAGGCATTACAAGTGTGTACCCGCGACGCCTTTCCCCAAGATTGGGCCACGACCCAATATAATCTGGGGAATGCCTACTCCGACCGCATCCGAGGGGAACGGGGGGAGAATCTCGAGGAGGCGATCGCCTGTTACCGAGGGGCTTTACACGTTTATACCCGCGACGCCTTTCCCCAAGAGTGGGCGATGACCCAAAACAATCTGGGGAATGCCTACTCCGACCGCATCCGAGGGGAACGGGGGGAGAATCTCGAGGAGGCGATCGCCTGTTACCGAGGGGCTTTACACGTTTATACCCGCGACGCCTTTCCCCAAGAGTGGGCGATGACCCAAAACAATCTGGGGAATGCCTACAGAAACCGCATCCGAGGGGAACGGGGGGAGAATCTCGAAGAGGCGATCGCCTGTTACGGAGAGGCATTACAAGTGCGTACCCGCGACGCCTTTCCCCAAGATTGGGCGATGACCCAAAACAATCTGGGGAATGCCTACAGAAACCGCATCCGAGGGGAACGGGGGGAGAATCTCGAGGAGGCGATCGCCTGTTACGGAGAGGCATTACAAGTGCGTACCCGCGACGCTTTTCCCCAACAGTGGGCCACGACCCAAAACAATCTGGGGACTGCCTACTCCGACCGCATCCGAGGGGAACGGGGGGAGAATCTCGAAGCGGCGATCGCCTGTTACCGAGAGGCTTTACACGTTTATACCCGCGACGCTTTTCCCCAACAGTGGGCCACGACCCAAAACAATCTGGGGAATGCCTACTTATACCGCATCCGAGGGGAACGGGGGGAGAATCTCGAGGAGGCGATCGCCTGTTACCGAGAGGCTTTACACGTTTATACCCGCGACGCTTTTCCCCAACAGTGGGCCATGACCCAAAACAATCTGGGGACTGCCTACTTATACCGCATCCGAGGGGAACGGGGGGAGAATCTCGAGGAGGCGATCGCCTGTTACCGAGGGGCATTACAAGTGCGTACCCGTGACGCTTTTCCCCAAGACAATGCGGAAACCTTATTCAATCTAGGCTTAGCCTATCGCGATGCTTCCCAATTACACGATGCCTACGATACCTTTAAAGAGGGCATCGATACCGTAGAGTTGATCCGCAGTGGCATCATCGAAGGGGGCGAAGCGGACCGCCAGAAATTAGCAGAAGAATGGAATAAGCTCTATCGCCATACTGTCGAAGTCTGTTTGGAGTTGGAACAGTACGCCGCCGCCCTGGAATACGTCGAACGCAGCAAAGCACGCAACTTGGTCGAACTGCTCGCCGCCATCCGGCTCAAACCCGACGGCGTCTCCGCACAGGTGTGGGAACGCTATTGTCAACTGCACGAACAATGGCTGCAATTACAACAGAACCGACCGCAAAACGGCAACCCCGGGCCGACCTTCAGCGCCAGTGACGACGGGGAAGCGCGCCAAGTCCGCCGTCCTCACCCCGGCGATACCGCAACCCCCGCCCCAAACAGACCGACCTTGGCGCAGTTACGGCAGCAAATCGACGAGTTCGTCGAACGCGAGATCGCTCCCCACGACAAGCAATTCCGCTTCGGACAAGGAGTCCAACCGATGGAATATGGAGAGATCCAAGCCCTCCTCGGCGAAGGGACTGCCCTGTTGGAATGGTACCTTACCGCCGATGCCATTCACGGCTTTCTGGTCACCCGCCACGACGACGGCCCCCAACATTTCGCCACCGACCGCGCCGCCGCCACTGCGTTAACCGAGTTGACCGACGAGTATCTCAAAAATTACATTCACTCTCAAAAGAACTGGCGGGCAAAGTTACCCGAGGTCCTGCAACGATTGGCGGCGATTTTGCCCCTCCAGGAGATCGGCGCCAAGCTGAGCAATTGCGACGAATTAATCGTCATTCCTCACCGCAACTTGCACCTGTTCCCCTTCCACGCTTTGCCCCTAGGGGAGACCCCGGGTCAGTATTTCGGCGATCTATTCTCTCGGGGGATTCGCTACGCCCCCAGCAGCCAAATCTTACACCTGTCGGTCAGACAGGGCAATGTTGCCGGGTCGCCCTTACCCCTGTTTGCCATCCAAAATCCCACCGGAGATTTGCCGTACACGGATTTAGAAGTGCAAGCGATCTCCAAAAACTTCGCTCCCGCCCAGATTTTAGCAGGCGAAACCGCCACGAAACCCACCTTTAGCACCCAGAAAGATGTCTTGAAAACGGCGGCGGTGGCGCATTTCTCCTGTCACGGTCTGTTCGACTTCAGCCAACCGCGCAAGAGCGCCCTCATCCTCGCCAATGCTCGCATAGAGACGGGTTCGACCAGCGCGAGTAAGGGAGTGCGCTCAATTCGATCGCGCCGAGGCGACTTCGACGCCGAAGCTTGCTTCACCCTCCCGGAAATCTTCGACCTCCGCCTGCCAAACTGCCGCCTAGTCAGCCTTTCCGCCTGCGAAACTGCCATGGTCGATATCCAACAAACCAGCGATGAATATATCAGTTTGGTGGCTGGGTTTCTGTTCGCCGGGGCGCCGAATGTTCTGGGCACGTTATGGGCGGTCAACGATTTTTCGACGGCGTTGTTGACCGTCCGCTTTTACGAGTTATTCCTATCGCGGGAGTCCGATGTATCGGTAGCTGTCGCATTGAAAACTGCCCAAACCTGGTTGCGCGAGTCTACCGTGGGTGACTTGTTAAAGTGGGTTGAAGATTCGCGGTCCATCGATAGTGAGGAGAAAAAGAAGCTGCAAAACTATTTGGATTTGGATTGGCTCGATTTAGACGAAACCCCGTTTGAATCTCCTTACTTTTGGGCTGGATTTACTGCAGTCGGTCAATAA
- a CDS encoding ABC transporter substrate-binding protein — MKNSFTRLKTLSKYLSKYLSKYLSKYLSKYFCKYKFYSILGLGTALVMLSFKFLFALPAYGQETVTINILMNALEASQWQPFVPQFEAENPGIDLNIIEGPNATNLIEDLYTSAFLLGDSPYDLVYMDTVWAPKFAAAGWLQPLDDRIPKAELNQFLPGDIEAGRYQDQLYRIPVRSDVGMLYYRTDLLAEGGYNPPETFEELQTIAANLQENSPADWGYLWQGKQYEGLSAMFVEVLKGYGGFWIDPATNTVGLDRANAIDAVKFLTATIDTGITPKGVTTYTENETLRFFINGESVFLRNWPYVWREANKDDSPIAGKIALKPMVHAPKYNSGGCQGGWGLGISSTTAYTEEAWKVIQYFSSEEFQRQFVLSTSYVPSRRSLFTDPQIVAEYGHYPELLSVLDNAVLRPPVAQYAQASDILQRYLTAALSGRLTPEDAMQSAAAETRRLLGQ, encoded by the coding sequence ATGAAAAACTCATTTACCCGCTTAAAAACCCTGTCAAAATACTTGTCAAAATACTTGTCAAAATATTTGTCAAAATATTTGTCAAAATACTTTTGCAAATATAAATTTTACAGCATTTTAGGACTGGGCACGGCCTTAGTCATGCTCAGTTTTAAATTTTTGTTCGCTCTTCCGGCTTACGGTCAAGAAACTGTTACGATTAACATCTTGATGAACGCCCTCGAAGCCAGTCAATGGCAACCCTTCGTCCCCCAATTCGAGGCGGAAAACCCCGGAATCGACCTCAATATCATCGAAGGACCCAACGCCACTAATTTAATTGAAGATCTCTATACCTCCGCCTTTCTTCTCGGCGATTCGCCTTACGATCTCGTCTATATGGATACGGTTTGGGCGCCGAAATTCGCCGCCGCAGGCTGGCTACAACCCCTCGACGATCGCATCCCCAAAGCCGAACTCAACCAGTTTTTACCAGGGGATATCGAAGCGGGACGCTATCAAGACCAACTGTATCGCATTCCCGTGCGATCGGATGTCGGAATGCTCTATTACCGCACCGATTTATTAGCCGAAGGTGGTTACAATCCTCCAGAAACCTTTGAAGAATTACAAACCATTGCCGCCAATTTACAAGAAAATTCCCCAGCCGATTGGGGTTACCTTTGGCAAGGAAAACAATATGAAGGACTCTCGGCGATGTTCGTCGAAGTTCTCAAAGGATATGGCGGTTTTTGGATCGATCCCGCAACCAATACCGTCGGACTCGATCGCGCCAATGCGATCGATGCCGTCAAATTTTTAACCGCAACAATCGACACTGGAATTACACCAAAAGGCGTGACTACCTACACCGAAAATGAAACGCTTCGGTTTTTCATTAACGGCGAATCCGTATTTTTAAGAAATTGGCCTTATGTATGGCGAGAAGCCAATAAAGATGACTCGCCCATTGCCGGAAAAATTGCCCTCAAACCGATGGTTCATGCCCCCAAATATAACAGTGGCGGCTGTCAAGGTGGGTGGGGATTGGGCATCTCTTCCACCACCGCCTATACCGAGGAAGCCTGGAAAGTTATTCAATATTTCAGTAGCGAAGAATTTCAACGCCAATTCGTCTTATCCACCAGCTACGTTCCCTCGCGACGATCGCTGTTTACCGACCCCCAAATTGTCGCCGAATACGGTCACTATCCCGAACTGTTAAGCGTGTTAGATAACGCCGTTTTGCGTCCTCCCGTCGCCCAATACGCCCAAGCCTCCGATATTTTACAACGCTATCTCACGGCGGCGTTAAGCGGGCGATTGACCCCGGAAGACGCCATGCAAAGCGCCGCCGCCGAAACTCGCAGGTTATTAGGGCAGTAA
- a CDS encoding YdcF family protein codes for MKFKTRRQRSRSLPDSVKRKRPGKKFYLLSTLALLLAILTATAVPHAIALHAARRGPVDAILVLGGSIRRELYVAELAKTQPQIPILISSGSKNPCIWLIFERSQAPTERVWLENCASSTFGNFYFSCPILEQWNVRKVKVITSPSHLPRAKWLAQIILGAKGIAVEVELVSETGVPGNQEFWLKTMLDVTRSLGWAAIAQFHSPPPCAHLTHLSEVDMDRWYEVGFECEHQANLDENPAP; via the coding sequence GTGAAGTTTAAAACGCGACGGCAGCGATCTCGATCGCTGCCCGATTCGGTTAAAAGAAAAAGACCGGGAAAAAAATTCTATCTGTTAAGCACTTTGGCGTTACTGCTGGCAATTTTGACCGCTACCGCCGTCCCTCACGCGATCGCCCTACACGCGGCCCGTCGCGGTCCGGTCGATGCAATTTTGGTTCTCGGTGGCAGCATTCGCCGGGAACTCTACGTCGCCGAACTGGCTAAAACTCAGCCGCAAATTCCGATTTTAATTTCCAGTGGTTCCAAAAATCCCTGTATTTGGTTGATTTTCGAGCGATCGCAAGCGCCGACAGAGCGAGTCTGGCTGGAAAACTGCGCCAGTTCCACGTTTGGCAATTTTTATTTCAGTTGTCCGATTTTAGAACAGTGGAATGTGAGGAAAGTTAAAGTCATTACCTCGCCGTCGCACTTGCCCCGGGCGAAATGGCTCGCTCAAATTATTTTAGGGGCGAAAGGGATTGCGGTCGAGGTCGAGTTGGTCAGCGAAACCGGAGTCCCGGGAAATCAGGAGTTTTGGCTCAAAACTATGTTGGACGTGACCCGCAGTTTGGGGTGGGCGGCGATCGCCCAATTCCATTCGCCGCCACCGTGCGCCCATCTCACTCACTTATCGGAAGTCGATATGGATCGCTGGTACGAGGTGGGTTTCGAGTGCGAGCATCAAGCCAACCTCGACGAAAACCCAGCGCCCTAA
- a CDS encoding ABC transporter ATP-binding protein, with protein sequence MAKLEIKNLNKTYNSKTIPVKNISLEVNDDEFLTLLGPSGCGKSTTLRLIAGLEQPTRGQILIGDRDVTHLKPGDRDISMVFQSYALYPHMTVYENMASGLKLRKIPTQEIRKRVEEASRLLDLNLDLMNRKPGQLSGGQRQRVALGRALVRQPEVFLLDEPLSNLDALLRERVRAEIKQLFEQQKAPVVYVTHDQVEAMTLSSKVAVLYEGNVQQLDPPQRIYTHPANQFVAGFVGSPQMNLLTLNCQGNHGILGDLHIPLPEGLSTPPQIVMGIRPEHVRLPQETDRLIVHGRIFLVENLGMQNLLSVRVTGEHDESTTVRALLSADVDWGGDEVKLAIPPESIHWFDLKTGDRLR encoded by the coding sequence ATGGCTAAACTAGAGATTAAAAACCTCAATAAAACATACAATTCCAAAACGATTCCCGTTAAAAATATCAGCCTGGAAGTCAACGATGACGAATTTTTAACCTTACTCGGACCGTCGGGCTGCGGTAAATCGACTACCTTAAGATTAATTGCTGGATTGGAACAACCCACCCGAGGTCAAATCTTAATCGGCGATCGCGACGTGACCCATTTAAAACCGGGCGATCGCGATATTTCGATGGTATTTCAAAGCTACGCCCTTTATCCTCATATGACCGTTTATGAAAATATGGCCTCGGGGTTGAAACTGCGAAAAATTCCGACCCAAGAAATTAGAAAACGGGTTGAAGAAGCCAGCCGCTTGTTAGATTTAAACCTGGATTTAATGAATCGCAAACCCGGGCAACTCTCCGGCGGACAAAGACAGCGAGTGGCTTTGGGTCGCGCCTTAGTCCGACAGCCGGAGGTATTTTTATTAGACGAACCGTTAAGTAATTTAGATGCGCTCTTGCGCGAACGAGTACGCGCCGAAATCAAACAATTATTTGAACAACAAAAAGCCCCGGTGGTCTACGTCACTCACGACCAAGTAGAGGCGATGACCCTTTCGAGTAAAGTGGCCGTCCTTTACGAAGGAAACGTCCAACAACTCGACCCTCCGCAACGAATTTATACCCATCCCGCCAATCAATTTGTGGCGGGGTTTGTCGGCAGTCCTCAGATGAATTTACTGACTTTGAATTGTCAGGGAAATCATGGGATTTTAGGCGATCTGCACATTCCTTTACCGGAAGGGTTATCGACGCCACCACAAATCGTCATGGGAATTCGTCCGGAACACGTGAGACTTCCCCAGGAGACCGATCGCCTCATCGTGCACGGACGGATCTTTTTAGTGGAAAACTTGGGAATGCAAAACCTCTTGAGTGTGAGAGTGACCGGAGAGCATGACGAATCTACCACAGTTCGGGCGTTGTTATCCGCAGATGTAGACTGGGGAGGGGATGAGGTGAAATTAGCGATCCCCCCGGAGTCCATCCATTGGTTTGACCTCAAAACAGGCGATCGCCTCCGTTAG
- the gvpF gene encoding gas vesicle protein GvpF: MRYGFYLYGIFPLPGPQKLELEGLDKQPVKTHIFDDFVFLYSEAKQQRYLASRRNLLGHETVLEEAMHAGYRTVLPLKFGTIAESWQAVEKELLVPHRQQLHELLKQLTGNREVGIKIFWETNEELQRLLDLQPELKAKRDNLQGKVLSMEETIAIGQELERSLEAQKQGIIDRFHHELNALAIDRVENDPLTEAMIYNAAYLIPWDRETEFGDRVERLDRAFEGRLRIRYNNFTAPFNFARLNSD; encoded by the coding sequence ATGAGATACGGATTTTACTTGTATGGTATTTTTCCCCTCCCGGGACCGCAAAAATTAGAGCTAGAAGGATTGGATAAACAACCCGTTAAAACTCATATTTTTGATGATTTTGTGTTTTTATATTCCGAAGCCAAACAACAACGCTATTTAGCCAGTCGGCGCAATTTACTCGGCCACGAAACCGTCTTGGAAGAAGCCATGCACGCCGGATATCGAACGGTTCTCCCCTTGAAATTCGGCACGATCGCCGAAAGCTGGCAAGCCGTCGAGAAGGAGTTACTCGTCCCTCATCGCCAACAGTTGCACGAGTTGTTAAAACAGTTGACGGGAAATCGAGAAGTCGGGATTAAAATCTTTTGGGAAACGAACGAAGAGTTACAACGCTTACTCGATCTCCAACCGGAATTAAAAGCGAAACGAGATAACTTACAAGGGAAAGTTTTAAGCATGGAAGAAACGATCGCCATCGGTCAGGAATTGGAGCGATCGCTCGAAGCTCAAAAACAGGGGATTATCGATCGCTTTCACCACGAACTCAATGCTCTAGCGATCGATAGGGTGGAAAACGATCCCCTTACCGAAGCGATGATTTATAATGCCGCTTATTTGATTCCTTGGGATCGAGAAACCGAATTCGGCGATCGCGTCGAACGTCTCGATCGCGCTTTTGAAGGTCGCCTGCGCATCCGCTACAACAATTTTACAGCCCCCTTCAATTTCGCACGGCTCAACTCCGATTAA
- the nfi gene encoding deoxyribonuclease V (cleaves DNA at apurinic or apyrimidinic sites), which yields MKTNPPHAWPSNTQEAISIQEQLRSQVVTTDELAEVRYVAGVDVGYKHSDSLTRAAVVVLSFPDLQLCDRAIAQTPTTFPYIPGFLSFREVPAVLQALEKLKITPDLVLCDGQGLAHPRRFGLACHLGVITDLPAIGVAKSRLIGEHEALSNRRGHWQPLLDRGETIGAVVRSRTGVKPIYVSIGHRVALTTAIDYVLRCTSKYRLPETTRWSDRLSREDKTN from the coding sequence ATGAAGACAAACCCCCCTCATGCTTGGCCCAGCAATACTCAAGAGGCGATTTCCATTCAAGAGCAGTTGCGATCGCAAGTCGTCACCACCGACGAATTGGCCGAGGTCCGCTACGTCGCTGGCGTCGATGTCGGTTACAAGCACTCCGATTCCCTCACCCGGGCCGCCGTTGTCGTCTTGAGCTTCCCGGATTTGCAATTGTGCGATCGCGCGATCGCACAAACCCCGACCACGTTTCCCTACATCCCCGGGTTTCTCTCCTTTCGCGAAGTCCCGGCGGTGTTACAAGCCTTAGAAAAATTGAAGATTACCCCGGATTTAGTCCTCTGCGACGGTCAGGGACTGGCCCATCCGCGCCGTTTCGGCTTGGCGTGTCATCTCGGTGTCATTACCGACCTTCCGGCGATCGGGGTCGCTAAATCGCGCCTCATCGGCGAACACGAAGCCTTAAGCAACCGTCGCGGACATTGGCAACCTCTCCTCGATCGCGGCGAAACCATCGGCGCCGTGGTGCGATCGCGCACCGGAGTCAAGCCGATTTACGTCTCCATCGGTCACCGAGTCGCTCTCACAACGGCGATCGATTATGTCTTACGCTGTACCTCCAAGTATCGGTTGCCGGAAACGACGCGCTGGAGCGATCGCCTTTCGCGCGAAGACAAAACTAATTAA
- the ctpB gene encoding carboxyl-terminal processing protease CtpB — MTGKSNRFRFFHLALFAGAVATTTTLSLLTPLGSRAVRAELDNSPKMLVDEVWQIVNRDYVDGSFNQTDWEATRAELLDRNYSSQEEAYRAVREALEQLNDPYTRFLDPAQYAALTSQTAGELTGVGIRLELDEDTGRISVVEPLENSPALEAGIQAGDQILAIDEKSTENMSVEKAAELIRGTVGTEVTLQIWRPSEEPFDLTLKRAKIELAAVNYTLQQEGGTKVGYIRLKEFSSHAAEQMKRAIETLDEQDAQAFVLDLRGNPGGLLYASIEIAQMWMDNGAIVRTVDRGGHSQDFNANHTAISEKPLAVLVDSNSASASEILAGALKDNGRATIIGTQTFGKALVQSVHGLSDGSGLTVTIAHYYTPDGTDISHKGITPDITIELSGTQRQQLVTNPDLIGTPQDPYYNQALSTLQAQLTPKPLAVQ; from the coding sequence ATGACTGGAAAATCCAACCGTTTTCGCTTCTTTCACCTCGCCCTGTTTGCTGGCGCCGTCGCCACTACCACGACCCTCTCCTTACTGACCCCCCTCGGATCCCGGGCCGTGCGAGCCGAATTGGACAACAGTCCCAAAATGTTGGTCGATGAAGTTTGGCAAATTGTCAATCGAGACTATGTAGATGGTTCCTTCAACCAAACTGATTGGGAAGCCACCCGCGCCGAACTGCTCGACCGCAATTACAGTTCTCAAGAAGAAGCTTATCGGGCCGTTCGCGAAGCGTTAGAACAGTTAAACGACCCCTATACTCGGTTTTTAGATCCGGCCCAGTATGCCGCGTTAACCAGCCAAACCGCAGGGGAACTGACAGGGGTCGGGATTCGACTGGAACTCGACGAAGACACCGGGCGGATTTCAGTGGTCGAACCGTTAGAAAATTCTCCGGCCCTGGAAGCGGGAATTCAAGCGGGGGACCAGATTCTGGCGATCGATGAAAAGTCCACCGAAAATATGAGCGTCGAAAAAGCGGCGGAATTGATTCGGGGAACGGTGGGGACTGAAGTCACCTTGCAGATTTGGCGTCCGAGTGAAGAACCGTTCGACTTGACCCTGAAGCGAGCCAAAATCGAGCTGGCGGCGGTGAACTACACCTTGCAGCAGGAAGGGGGGACGAAGGTCGGTTATATCCGTTTGAAAGAATTTAGTTCCCATGCGGCGGAACAGATGAAACGGGCGATCGAAACCTTGGACGAACAGGACGCGCAAGCGTTCGTGCTGGATTTGCGCGGCAATCCGGGAGGGTTGTTGTATGCGAGTATCGAGATCGCGCAAATGTGGATGGATAACGGGGCGATCGTGCGGACCGTGGATCGCGGCGGCCACAGTCAAGATTTTAACGCCAATCACACGGCGATTTCCGAGAAACCTCTGGCGGTGTTGGTCGATAGCAATTCGGCGAGTGCCAGCGAAATTTTAGCGGGTGCGCTCAAAGATAACGGACGGGCTACGATTATCGGTACGCAAACCTTTGGTAAGGCGTTGGTTCAGTCGGTTCACGGCTTGTCGGACGGGTCTGGGTTGACGGTGACGATCGCCCACTACTATACCCCCGACGGTACGGATATCAGTCATAAGGGCATTACGCCAGATATTACCATCGAACTGAGTGGGACCCAACGACAACAATTAGTGACCAATCCGGATTTGATTGGGACGCCCCAAGATCCTTATTACAATCAAGCGCTGTCTACGTTACAAGCGCAGTTGACTCCGAAACCGTTAGCGGTTCAGTAG